In the genome of Candidatus Polarisedimenticolaceae bacterium, one region contains:
- a CDS encoding sulfatase-like hydrolase/transferase gives MFARSLILAFALAACACSGERPARGVLFVTLDTTRADRLGAYGYASASTPNLDALAARGVRFAQAQSTAPITLPAHASMFTGLYPPVHGVRYNGTFRVADERTTLAEVLKGAGFDTAAVPAAFPVAADTGLAQGFDRYEDLFSGPDRASLPDTAQRSAADVSRLGEAWLREHARGRFFLWLHYYDPHDPYEPPAPWNARFQGRPYDGEIAYVDNEVGRVLRALTELGALDDTLIVVAGDHGEGLGDHREPTHKNLVYQSTMHVPLIVKPPGRSVARVVEEPVSLVDLMPTVLDYAGVPAPAEVQGVSLRPAIAGDAATRRPLYFESLAGALSFGWAPLHGLRRGPYKFIEAPTPELYDLGADPGESSNLHGTHAEVAADLRGELRAASDAWEKAAGSESAAAPMDAETRDRLASLGYLGGGALPSRDAGGRDPKELAHLEGPLLEGKRRSKAQDWPGAIAIFRNVLREDPDNRFALGEAANAAIAVKAFEDAETFARRMSERYPDEVQGWTLLADALLEQRRPVPMAEAMTRAVGHHPEDRGLRYRLVLALFLAGRDADAVSAARATPAGAAVAMPATRVVEAAALLRMREAAAADAALERAIAEGFRNRGMILGNPAFAPLRNLPAYRTLP, from the coding sequence CGGGCGAGCGGCCCGCGCGCGGCGTCCTGTTCGTCACGCTCGACACCACGCGCGCCGACCGCCTCGGCGCGTACGGCTACGCCTCCGCCTCGACCCCCAACCTCGACGCCCTCGCCGCGCGCGGCGTCCGCTTCGCGCAGGCGCAGTCCACCGCGCCGATCACGCTTCCCGCGCACGCGTCGATGTTCACCGGCCTGTACCCGCCGGTGCACGGCGTCCGCTACAACGGCACCTTCCGCGTGGCGGACGAACGCACGACCCTCGCGGAGGTCCTGAAGGGTGCCGGGTTCGACACGGCGGCGGTGCCGGCGGCGTTTCCCGTCGCCGCGGACACCGGTCTCGCCCAGGGTTTCGATCGTTACGAGGATCTCTTCTCGGGCCCGGACCGCGCGTCGCTCCCGGACACCGCGCAGCGGTCGGCGGCCGACGTCAGCCGCCTGGGAGAGGCGTGGCTCCGGGAACACGCGAGGGGACGCTTTTTCCTGTGGCTGCATTACTACGACCCGCACGACCCGTACGAGCCCCCCGCGCCGTGGAACGCGCGCTTCCAGGGACGGCCGTACGACGGCGAGATCGCCTACGTCGACAACGAGGTCGGGCGCGTCCTGCGCGCCCTCACCGAGCTGGGCGCGCTCGACGACACGCTGATCGTCGTCGCGGGAGACCACGGGGAGGGGCTGGGCGATCACCGCGAGCCGACCCACAAGAACCTCGTCTACCAGTCGACGATGCACGTGCCGCTGATCGTGAAGCCTCCCGGGCGATCGGTGGCGCGGGTGGTCGAGGAGCCCGTGTCGCTCGTCGACCTGATGCCCACCGTGCTTGACTACGCGGGGGTCCCGGCCCCGGCGGAGGTGCAGGGCGTCAGCCTGCGGCCGGCGATCGCCGGAGACGCGGCGACCCGGCGCCCGCTCTACTTCGAGTCCCTCGCGGGGGCGCTGAGCTTCGGGTGGGCGCCGCTGCACGGGCTGCGGCGCGGGCCCTACAAGTTCATCGAGGCGCCGACCCCCGAGCTCTACGACCTCGGCGCCGACCCGGGCGAGTCCTCGAACCTCCACGGAACCCACGCGGAGGTCGCCGCCGACCTTCGGGGGGAGCTGCGGGCGGCGAGCGACGCGTGGGAGAAGGCGGCGGGGAGCGAATCGGCCGCGGCGCCGATGGACGCCGAGACCCGCGACCGCCTGGCGAGCCTGGGGTACCTCGGCGGGGGCGCCCTTCCCTCCAGGGACGCGGGAGGACGCGATCCCAAGGAGCTCGCGCACCTGGAAGGACCGCTCCTCGAGGGGAAACGGCGCTCGAAGGCCCAGGACTGGCCCGGCGCGATCGCGATCTTCCGCAACGTGCTGCGCGAGGATCCGGACAATCGCTTCGCGCTGGGCGAGGCGGCCAACGCCGCGATCGCAGTGAAGGCGTTCGAGGACGCGGAGACGTTCGCGCGGCGGATGTCCGAACGGTATCCCGACGAGGTCCAGGGCTGGACGTTGCTCGCCGACGCGCTCCTCGAGCAGCGGCGCCCCGTTCCGATGGCGGAGGCGATGACGCGCGCGGTGGGGCATCACCCGGAAGACCGGGGGTTGCGCTACCGGCTCGTGCTCGCCTTGTTCCTCGCCGGGCGCGACGCGGACGCCGTCTCGGCTGCGCGGGCGACGCCCGCCGGGGCCGCGGTCGCGATGCCCGCGACGCGGGTCGTCGAGGCCGCGGCGCTCCTGCGGATGCGCGAGGCGGCGGCCGCGGACGCCGCGCTGGAGCGGGCGATCGCGGAGGGGTTCCGCAACCGGGGGATGATCCTGGGGAACCCCGCGTTCGCTCCCCTGCGGAACCTCCCGGCTTACCGGACGCTGCCGTGA